The following coding sequences lie in one Spirosoma sp. KUDC1026 genomic window:
- a CDS encoding SMP-30/gluconolactonase/LRE family protein, translated as MGEIRVLATGLKFPGGPTFDEAGSLWCTEQEGENLFCRQKDGSTKRIKTGGKPSGAVARDGYIWFCDSGKNTICRINTISEIIETMVSELSAEPLNYPNNLLVDAAGQLIFSCPGPSENPSPGYVAVYTSAGKLEIIAEGLSYPSGLALLPDNTTLLITETHRQRIWQGYWDSQSLSWENLRVWATVIEGTANATMPGPNGLAVGPDGNLYVAVFGAGVIRVFSEDGLFVHDIDLPGSNPSDCVFDPSGELGLVVTETEKGELLSVRL; from the coding sequence ATGGGTGAAATACGTGTACTTGCTACAGGATTAAAATTTCCGGGAGGACCCACATTCGATGAAGCTGGTTCACTATGGTGTACAGAGCAAGAGGGTGAGAATCTCTTTTGTCGCCAGAAAGATGGTAGCACCAAACGAATAAAAACCGGGGGAAAGCCCAGCGGTGCCGTAGCACGCGACGGCTATATCTGGTTTTGCGATTCGGGCAAGAATACTATTTGCCGGATAAACACTATCAGTGAAATTATTGAAACGATGGTTAGTGAGCTTAGCGCAGAGCCACTTAATTATCCTAATAACCTCCTCGTGGATGCTGCCGGACAGCTGATCTTTAGCTGTCCGGGCCCTTCTGAAAATCCATCGCCTGGCTACGTAGCCGTTTATACGTCGGCGGGTAAGCTGGAAATCATCGCCGAAGGTCTCTCCTACCCGAGCGGACTAGCGTTATTGCCTGATAACACAACCTTACTGATTACGGAGACCCACCGTCAGCGGATCTGGCAGGGGTACTGGGATAGCCAGTCACTGAGCTGGGAAAACCTGCGGGTCTGGGCTACGGTTATTGAGGGGACCGCCAACGCTACTATGCCTGGCCCCAACGGGTTGGCAGTCGGACCAGACGGCAATCTATACGTAGCCGTTTTTGGAGCGGGCGTTATTCGGGTATTTTCAGAAGACGGCCTGTTTGTGCACGATATTGATCTGCCCGGCAGTAATCCTTCGGACTGCGTCTTTGATCCCTCCGGCGAGCTGGGCCTGGTAGTTACAGAAACAGAAAAAGGCGAACTTCTGAGCGTTCGCCTTTAA
- a CDS encoding D-glycero-alpha-D-manno-heptose-1,7-bisphosphate 7-phosphatase: MSKCVFLDRDGVLNEDRADYVYRIEDFIIPDGVAEALAQLKAAGYMLIIITNQAGIAKGLYTRDDVMACYQYLQDQCGHLIDDIYYCPHHPDYDSQSLTRKPGSLLLEKAMAKYNIRSDQSWMIGDALRDMQAGRRVGVRTVRIAQEPQLSTDCDGCAPNLLEASRFVLQYA, translated from the coding sequence ATGAGTAAATGTGTCTTTTTGGATCGGGACGGCGTACTGAACGAAGACCGGGCCGATTACGTCTATCGAATCGAAGATTTCATTATTCCTGACGGTGTAGCCGAAGCGCTGGCACAACTGAAAGCTGCGGGCTATATGCTGATTATTATTACCAACCAGGCAGGCATTGCCAAAGGACTCTACACGCGTGACGACGTAATGGCCTGTTATCAATACCTGCAGGATCAGTGCGGTCATTTGATCGATGATATCTATTACTGCCCGCATCATCCGGATTACGACAGCCAGTCGCTTACCCGCAAGCCTGGTTCGTTGCTACTGGAGAAAGCAATGGCCAAATACAACATCCGTTCAGATCAATCCTGGATGATTGGTGATGCCTTACGTGATATGCAGGCTGGCCGTCGCGTAGGGGTAAGAACGGTACGAATTGCGCAGGAGCCTCAGCTTTCAACTGACTGTGACGGCTGTGCCCCGAACCTGCTTGAAGCGTCTCGTTTCGTGCTTCAGTATGCCTGA
- a CDS encoding alginate O-acetyltransferase AlgX-related protein: MTSTRSTLLAFLFGILLLLPTLDQLFGLTARFGSTENRQISGVPPLNFPHVRSFTRQFDQYYKENFGWRNALFYAYSRWKLNVLGESPLPEKVVVGKSGWFYLGNSYNNVINQHRGLQPLSVDSARYITNHLLMRQQELAKQGIRLYVMVAPDSHSIYPEFLPDRMEASSAPSRLDVLKQAVQQTDLPFIDVRDTLISAKPRHVVYNQTDTHWNDYGTLIGSAALLERIRQDQPAVPPMQTSDFRIEQQKGVGGDLVRMLTVQDEQKDPVYYYIQPSGNRTARQVATEPNEVSGFPSTRFAGSGSGKLLFVGDSFSHSMMQFLPAYFRESFFVRGSQLNSSLVRKERPNVVVIEVVERNISFLGNF, from the coding sequence ATGACCTCAACGCGCTCAACGCTCCTTGCTTTCCTATTTGGTATTCTGCTACTCTTACCTACCCTCGATCAGTTATTTGGTCTGACCGCGCGATTCGGCAGTACCGAAAACCGACAGATCAGCGGGGTTCCGCCGTTGAATTTTCCGCATGTTCGTAGTTTTACCCGGCAGTTCGACCAGTATTACAAGGAAAATTTCGGCTGGCGCAATGCCCTGTTTTACGCCTACAGTCGCTGGAAACTGAATGTTTTGGGCGAATCTCCTTTACCCGAAAAAGTAGTGGTCGGTAAAAGCGGCTGGTTTTATCTGGGCAACAGCTACAACAACGTTATTAACCAGCATAGGGGCCTACAGCCGCTGTCCGTCGATTCGGCGCGATACATCACCAATCACCTGCTCATGCGGCAGCAGGAACTGGCAAAGCAGGGTATTCGGCTCTACGTCATGGTCGCGCCCGATTCGCATTCGATCTATCCCGAGTTTTTACCCGACCGCATGGAAGCCAGTTCCGCTCCTTCCCGCTTAGACGTACTGAAACAGGCCGTTCAGCAAACCGATTTGCCCTTTATCGACGTACGGGATACGCTGATTAGTGCCAAACCTCGCCATGTCGTTTACAACCAGACAGACACGCACTGGAATGACTACGGTACCCTGATTGGCAGCGCGGCACTGCTCGAACGCATCCGGCAGGATCAGCCCGCTGTCCCGCCTATGCAGACAAGCGACTTCCGGATTGAGCAGCAAAAGGGAGTTGGTGGCGATTTGGTACGTATGCTGACGGTCCAGGATGAGCAGAAAGACCCCGTTTACTATTACATCCAGCCCAGCGGCAACCGGACCGCCCGCCAGGTTGCTACAGAGCCTAACGAGGTTTCCGGTTTTCCGTCAACCCGTTTTGCCGGTTCCGGGTCGGGTAAACTGCTGTTCGTCGGCGATTCGTTCAGCCACAGTATGATGCAGTTCCTGCCAGCCTACTTTAGGGAGTCGTTCTTCGTGCGAGGCAGTCAGCTGAATTCATCCCTTGTTCGCAAAGAGCGTCCGAACGTTGTTGTCATTGAAGTTGTGGAGCGAAATATCAGCTTTCTCGGCAACTTTTGA
- a CDS encoding MgtC/SapB family protein — MEFDLADSFRLVASLLMGGIIGAEREYHGKSAGFRTMIMISVGSTLFTLVSQRIDLDDSGRIAANIVNGIGFLGAGIIFRTNNRIKGLTTAATVWAVSALGMCLGAGYYDIALVGFIFIFVALILMSGLARKLQQVSQTREYRIVAPVGHRTLQQYEQFFREHGMSISRGQQQRIGNEIKGNWRVRGSQKGHQKCTDLLLNDPAIKEFTF, encoded by the coding sequence ATGGAATTTGATCTGGCAGATAGTTTCCGGCTGGTAGCCTCTTTGCTGATGGGCGGCATTATTGGGGCAGAGCGTGAATACCACGGCAAGTCGGCGGGGTTTCGTACAATGATTATGATCAGCGTAGGCTCAACGTTGTTCACACTCGTCTCCCAGCGGATCGATCTGGACGATAGTGGTCGGATTGCGGCTAATATTGTTAACGGGATTGGCTTTTTGGGGGCAGGCATCATTTTCCGGACCAACAACCGGATAAAGGGATTAACCACGGCCGCTACCGTCTGGGCCGTTTCGGCGTTGGGTATGTGCCTGGGGGCGGGTTACTACGATATTGCCCTCGTTGGTTTTATTTTCATCTTTGTCGCGCTGATCCTGATGTCGGGGCTGGCCCGTAAGCTACAGCAGGTCAGTCAGACACGGGAATACCGCATTGTGGCTCCTGTTGGCCACCGGACGCTCCAGCAGTATGAACAGTTCTTTCGGGAACACGGCATGTCGATCTCGCGGGGGCAGCAGCAACGGATCGGCAACGAGATTAAGGGCAACTGGCGCGTACGGGGCTCGCAGAAGGGCCACCAAAAATGCACAGACCTCTTATTGAACGATCCGGCCATAAAAGAATTCACGTTTTGA
- a CDS encoding phosphatidylserine decarboxylase family protein, with protein sequence MRLHREGKTIMLTTGLILLALDVFAYFYLFPGNTLAMIITVIASLIILLLVVQFFRVPNRQLTQHEAQVIAPADGTVVVIEETDEDEYFKGRRRQISIFMSPLNVHVNRNPVSGIVKYFKYYPGKYLVAWHPKSSTENERTTVVIQAANGVEVLFRQIAGAVARRIVWYVKEGQPVEQGSEMGFIKFGSRVDVFVPLDADVKVNIGDRMRGGVTVLAELNKD encoded by the coding sequence ATGCGCTTACATCGCGAAGGTAAAACCATTATGCTGACCACGGGATTAATTCTCCTGGCGCTGGATGTGTTTGCTTATTTCTACCTGTTTCCCGGAAATACACTGGCAATGATCATCACCGTTATTGCTAGTCTGATTATTCTTCTGCTTGTCGTTCAGTTCTTTCGGGTGCCAAATCGACAGCTGACTCAGCATGAGGCCCAGGTCATTGCACCCGCCGATGGGACGGTTGTGGTGATTGAAGAGACGGACGAAGACGAATATTTCAAAGGACGTCGTCGGCAGATTTCGATTTTTATGTCCCCGCTGAACGTTCACGTCAACCGCAACCCCGTTTCGGGTATTGTGAAGTACTTCAAGTACTACCCAGGTAAATACCTGGTAGCCTGGCACCCAAAATCCAGTACCGAAAACGAACGTACCACAGTCGTTATTCAGGCGGCCAATGGCGTGGAAGTGCTGTTCCGGCAGATCGCCGGGGCTGTAGCCCGCCGGATCGTCTGGTACGTGAAAGAAGGGCAGCCCGTCGAACAGGGCAGCGAAATGGGCTTTATCAAGTTCGGATCGCGCGTCGACGTATTCGTGCCGCTGGACGCTGACGTGAAAGTAAACATCGGCGATCGGATGCGTGGTGGCGTAACGGTCCTGGCCGAACTGAACAAAGACTAA
- a CDS encoding MBOAT family O-acyltransferase, whose product MLFSSAIFLFLFLPVFLIIYYLLPRQWHNAFLFGASLLFYAWGEGLVVLVLLVSALINFIAGRLVENGRRQAGLLLSLVGSLSLLFYYKYSNFLVDSVRGFAEAFAIPGATNLNMAQIALPIGISFYTFQGISYTLDIYWGRIKANRSFLDYGTYVAMFPHQIAGPIVRYADIAPELSDRRTTVEQFGVGAERFIIGLAKKVLLANTFASLADTIFNAPPDSYPASTAWLGIVAYTLQIYFDFSGYSDMAIGLGKMVGFDFKENFDYPYISRSIQDFWRRWHISLSSWFRDYLYIPLGGNRASKARTYRNLLIVFFVTGLWHGASMNFIVWGLYHGLFLMIERAGLRKRLDQLWAPVAHAYTLVVVLIGWVFFRAVDLTSALIYLKKMIGLGPESANYAYPLTYFTSTEVLVSLVLGFVLATPVYHTFQKYWRRLMTRVVTTPARLTLDLVYISGLLLLFISAIAYLAADTYNPFIYFRF is encoded by the coding sequence ATGCTATTTAGTTCGGCCATATTTCTATTTCTATTCCTACCTGTTTTCCTGATTATCTATTACCTGCTGCCCCGGCAGTGGCACAACGCCTTTCTATTCGGGGCGAGTCTACTGTTCTACGCCTGGGGAGAAGGGCTGGTTGTGCTGGTGCTGCTGGTGTCGGCGCTGATTAACTTTATCGCGGGCCGACTGGTCGAAAACGGTCGTCGGCAAGCGGGGCTCCTGCTTTCCTTGGTTGGGAGTCTGTCGCTGCTGTTCTACTACAAGTATAGTAATTTCCTGGTCGATTCGGTACGTGGTTTTGCCGAAGCGTTTGCGATTCCGGGCGCAACGAACCTCAACATGGCGCAGATTGCGTTGCCTATCGGAATCAGCTTTTATACCTTTCAGGGCATTTCCTATACGCTCGATATTTACTGGGGCCGGATCAAGGCGAATCGTAGTTTTCTGGACTACGGTACGTACGTAGCGATGTTTCCGCACCAGATTGCGGGCCCGATCGTTCGCTACGCTGACATTGCCCCGGAGCTATCCGATCGGAGAACCACGGTCGAACAATTTGGCGTTGGTGCTGAACGATTCATCATTGGCCTGGCGAAGAAGGTGTTGCTGGCCAATACGTTCGCCAGTCTGGCCGATACTATTTTCAACGCACCTCCCGACAGTTATCCGGCCAGTACGGCCTGGCTGGGTATTGTTGCGTACACCCTTCAGATCTATTTTGATTTCTCGGGCTACTCCGACATGGCCATCGGTCTGGGAAAAATGGTCGGCTTCGATTTTAAAGAGAATTTCGACTACCCCTATATCTCCCGCTCCATCCAGGACTTCTGGCGTCGCTGGCACATTTCCCTATCGAGCTGGTTTCGGGATTATCTCTACATTCCGCTGGGCGGCAACCGGGCCAGCAAAGCTCGTACGTACCGCAACCTGCTGATCGTATTTTTTGTAACGGGCTTGTGGCACGGTGCCAGTATGAATTTCATTGTCTGGGGGCTGTACCACGGTCTTTTCCTGATGATCGAACGAGCCGGGCTGCGCAAACGGCTGGATCAACTGTGGGCTCCAGTTGCGCACGCGTACACGTTGGTGGTAGTGCTTATTGGCTGGGTGTTTTTCCGGGCTGTCGATCTTACCTCAGCCCTGATTTACCTAAAAAAAATGATCGGTCTCGGACCAGAATCAGCGAACTACGCTTACCCGCTGACGTATTTTACCAGCACTGAGGTTCTAGTTTCTCTGGTACTGGGGTTTGTGCTGGCAACCCCCGTATATCATACGTTCCAGAAATACTGGCGCCGGCTGATGACACGCGTGGTAACAACTCCCGCCCGTCTGACACTGGATCTGGTTTATATTAGCGGTCTGCTGCTGCTGTTTATATCGGCGATAGCGTACCTGGCCGCCGATACGTACAATCCGTTCATTTATTTCCGTTTCTGA
- the uvrA gene encoding excinuclease ABC subunit UvrA: MTQTTETERSSSVDHLDPKQFIIIKGARVHNLKGIDVAIPRNKLVVLTGLSGSGKSSLAFDTLFAEGQRMYVESLSSYARQFLGRMEKPEVEYIKGVSPAIAIEQKVSTRNPRSTVGTSTEIYDYLKLLFARAGTTYSPISGNEVRKDTVTDVVNFMYSFDAGLGGTPQRVMILAPLRIREGRTLAYELNILLQKGYTRIVADGEMKQIEDVLGEEGSAEVLTSTHLEILVDRGTVIYDENGQPDEDNQYRFSDSVQTAFNEGEGTCRVDIVGKESRMFSDKFEMDGIAFEEPSVNLFTFNNPYGACRRCDGFGKVLGIDPDLVIPDKNLSVFEGAIMPWRSEKMNEEFLKPLLRNGIRFDFPIHRPYKDLTPAEQELLWTGNKYFDGLNAFFSFVESQTFKVQYRVMLSRYRGKTTCPECRGSRLRKDAGYVKVGGKSITDLVLMPLTHVTTFFRELELPAHLEQVAGRILTEIKNRLDYMERVGLGYLTLNRLTNTLSGGEYQRIKLATSLGSALVGSMYILDEPSIGLHPRDTKRLVSVLETLRDMGNTVIVVEHEEEVMRAADQLVDIGPDAGSLGGHLVFQGTWKEIEEGKGHRVEGNSSTPYALNPMPSHTLDFLTGRETVPVPTFRRRSANFIELKGARENNLKDVDVRFPLNTLTVVTGVSGSGKSTLIRKVLYPALVHQKGEVTEESGKFDSLGGSLDRITSVEMIDQNPIGKSSRSNPVTYIKAYDYLRQVMADQPVAKSRGYKPSHFSFNVDGGRCEVCQGEGEVKIEMQFMADIYLKCEGCNGKRFKQEVLEVTLRDKNVSDILDMTVDEAVNFFADVDLKMMDKLMPLQEVGLGYIGLGQSANTLSGGEAQRVKLASFLSKGNPNKGGTLFIFDEPTTGLHFHDIRKLLKAINALVDQGDSVIIIEHNMEVIKSADHVIDIGPEGGETGGYITFTGTPEEMVKLPEGENFTADYLRGKV, translated from the coding sequence ATGACTCAGACCACGGAAACGGAACGCTCTAGTTCTGTTGACCATCTTGATCCCAAGCAATTTATTATCATCAAAGGGGCGAGGGTGCACAACCTTAAAGGGATTGACGTAGCCATACCCCGTAATAAGCTAGTTGTTCTGACCGGATTGTCCGGCTCGGGCAAATCATCGCTGGCGTTTGATACACTGTTTGCCGAAGGGCAGCGCATGTACGTCGAAAGCCTAAGCAGCTACGCCCGCCAGTTTCTTGGCCGGATGGAAAAGCCGGAAGTAGAGTACATCAAAGGCGTATCGCCGGCCATTGCTATTGAGCAGAAAGTATCGACTCGCAACCCGCGCTCAACGGTGGGAACATCTACCGAAATTTATGATTACCTGAAACTGCTCTTCGCCCGCGCCGGAACGACTTACTCGCCGATTTCGGGTAACGAGGTTCGTAAAGACACCGTCACGGACGTCGTGAATTTCATGTATAGTTTCGACGCCGGTCTGGGCGGTACTCCGCAACGGGTCATGATTCTGGCCCCGCTACGGATTCGCGAAGGTCGTACGCTGGCATACGAACTGAACATCCTGCTTCAGAAAGGCTACACCCGAATTGTGGCCGATGGGGAGATGAAGCAGATTGAGGACGTATTGGGCGAGGAGGGAAGCGCAGAGGTGCTTACCTCTACTCACCTTGAAATCCTGGTTGACCGGGGTACGGTTATTTATGATGAGAATGGCCAGCCCGACGAAGATAATCAATACCGTTTCTCAGATTCTGTACAGACGGCTTTCAACGAGGGGGAAGGCACCTGTCGCGTTGATATCGTTGGCAAAGAGTCGCGCATGTTCTCTGATAAATTCGAGATGGATGGTATTGCGTTCGAGGAGCCGAGCGTCAATCTCTTCACGTTCAATAACCCGTACGGAGCCTGCCGTCGATGCGATGGCTTTGGCAAAGTGCTGGGTATCGATCCCGACCTCGTTATCCCCGACAAGAACCTGTCCGTGTTTGAGGGCGCTATTATGCCGTGGCGTAGCGAGAAAATGAACGAGGAGTTCCTGAAACCCCTGCTTCGTAACGGTATTCGCTTCGACTTCCCGATTCACCGCCCCTATAAAGACCTGACCCCCGCCGAGCAGGAACTGCTCTGGACGGGTAACAAGTACTTTGATGGCTTGAACGCTTTCTTCTCGTTTGTCGAGAGCCAGACCTTCAAAGTGCAGTACCGCGTCATGCTGTCGCGCTACCGGGGCAAAACGACCTGTCCCGAATGCCGGGGCTCGCGTTTGCGGAAAGATGCCGGTTATGTTAAGGTTGGCGGCAAATCCATCACCGACCTGGTGCTCATGCCCCTTACGCACGTAACGACGTTCTTCCGCGAGCTGGAATTGCCCGCGCACCTGGAACAGGTTGCGGGCCGGATTCTGACGGAGATCAAAAACCGGCTGGATTATATGGAACGCGTTGGGCTGGGTTACCTGACGCTGAACCGGCTGACCAATACATTGTCGGGCGGAGAATATCAGCGGATCAAGCTGGCTACCTCCCTTGGATCGGCGCTGGTTGGGTCGATGTATATTCTGGACGAACCCAGCATCGGACTGCACCCCCGCGATACAAAACGGCTCGTCAGCGTGCTGGAAACCCTGCGCGACATGGGCAATACGGTAATCGTTGTCGAGCACGAAGAAGAAGTGATGCGAGCGGCTGATCAACTCGTTGACATCGGCCCCGACGCCGGTTCGCTGGGCGGCCACCTGGTTTTTCAGGGGACATGGAAAGAGATCGAAGAGGGCAAAGGGCATAGGGTAGAGGGCAATAGCTCCACGCCCTACGCCCTCAACCCCATGCCTTCCCACACCCTCGACTTCCTAACGGGTCGGGAAACGGTGCCGGTGCCGACGTTCCGGCGCCGGTCGGCGAATTTTATTGAGTTGAAAGGCGCGCGGGAAAATAACCTGAAAGACGTGGACGTGCGTTTTCCGCTCAATACGCTTACCGTCGTGACGGGCGTATCAGGTTCGGGTAAGAGTACGTTGATTCGAAAAGTACTGTATCCGGCGCTGGTTCACCAGAAAGGCGAAGTGACCGAAGAGTCGGGCAAGTTTGATAGCCTGGGCGGTTCGCTCGACCGCATTACGTCGGTGGAAATGATTGACCAGAATCCCATTGGTAAGTCGAGCCGCTCAAACCCCGTTACGTACATCAAGGCGTACGATTATCTGCGTCAGGTGATGGCCGATCAGCCGGTGGCCAAATCCCGGGGTTACAAACCCAGCCATTTTTCGTTCAACGTGGATGGTGGTCGCTGTGAAGTCTGCCAGGGCGAAGGCGAGGTTAAGATCGAAATGCAGTTCATGGCCGACATCTACCTCAAATGTGAGGGATGTAACGGCAAACGCTTCAAACAGGAGGTCTTGGAAGTTACGCTGCGCGATAAGAACGTATCGGACATCCTGGACATGACTGTCGATGAAGCGGTCAACTTCTTCGCCGACGTTGATCTGAAAATGATGGATAAACTGATGCCACTGCAGGAAGTAGGGCTGGGCTACATCGGTCTGGGACAGTCGGCCAATACACTGTCGGGGGGGGAAGCGCAGCGCGTTAAGCTGGCGTCGTTCCTAAGCAAAGGCAACCCGAACAAAGGTGGTACGCTGTTTATTTTCGATGAACCAACTACCGGACTGCACTTCCATGATATTCGTAAACTGCTGAAAGCCATCAACGCGCTGGTTGACCAGGGCGACTCGGTCATCATTATCGAGCACAACATGGAAGTGATCAAAAGCGCCGACCATGTTATCGACATTGGCCCCGAGGGGGGCGAAACGGGTGGATACATTACCTTTACCGGTACGCCGGAAGAAATGGTGAAACTGCCCGAGGGCGAAAACTTCACCGCCGATTACCTGCGCGGTAAGGTATAG